A genomic region of Xanthomonas campestris pv. phormiicola contains the following coding sequences:
- a CDS encoding TonB-dependent receptor, with amino-acid sequence MTPRPLSAAIALVLLAAPGLAFAADAASADTGPERTTDLDAVTVTARLEAARNALSPDIGSSQYAITAEDIERLPLGASTPLNQVLLQAPGVVQDSYGGIHVRGDHANLQYRINGVLIPESISGFGQSLDPRTIKSIKLLDGALPAQFGDRTAAVVDITTKSGVELGNGGSVGITGGSYGTLNPNASWWGSSGRWSWFVTGDYEQNKLGLENPVNSRDPEHDKTHQGKGFADLSYLIDENTRLSLLVGYANNRFQIPNNPGQTPAYDYLGTTDFDSSKLDENQRENTRFGTLVLQGSLGATSYQLSAGQRYSSVAFSPDVAGDLIFNGVASQVDRSNRANTVQADFSTPLGDAHTLRYGVYGNFEHAVASNNSYVFPADADGNQTSNVPVFIPDASRFHASTYALYLQDEWKIGDAWTVNYGVRGDRYKAFGTTEGQLSPRLGVVWQASADTTVHAGYARYFTPPASELISTSDIALYDGTTNQQSTAGGATTPLSERSDYYDLGISQVVNEHLTLGLDTYYRKADRLQDEGQFGAAYVYSTFNYRYGRIRGAEFSADYSNGPVTAYFNVAYSKAMGKRVMTSLYNFDPDALAYAYDNWIHLDHDQKFTSSGGISYAIADDSRIGANYLFGSGLRTDTDTVPNGAELPSYFQLNLSAGHDFALSAHPLHAQVAVLNVLDRAYQLRDGGGIGVFAPQWAPRRGVYLSLQQDF; translated from the coding sequence ATGACGCCCCGCCCCCTCTCCGCCGCCATCGCCCTCGTCCTGCTGGCCGCGCCCGGCCTCGCCTTCGCCGCCGATGCGGCTAGCGCCGACACCGGTCCCGAACGCACCACCGACCTGGATGCGGTCACCGTCACCGCCAGGCTGGAAGCGGCGCGCAACGCGCTGTCGCCGGACATCGGCAGCAGCCAGTACGCGATCACCGCCGAGGACATCGAGCGGCTGCCGCTGGGCGCCTCCACCCCGCTCAACCAGGTGCTGCTGCAGGCGCCGGGCGTGGTCCAGGATTCCTACGGCGGCATCCACGTGCGCGGCGACCACGCCAACCTGCAGTACCGCATCAATGGCGTGCTGATCCCCGAGTCCATCTCCGGCTTCGGCCAGAGCCTGGATCCGCGTACGATCAAGAGCATCAAGCTGCTCGATGGCGCGCTGCCGGCGCAGTTCGGCGACCGCACCGCGGCAGTGGTGGACATCACCACCAAGAGCGGCGTGGAACTGGGCAACGGCGGCAGCGTCGGCATCACCGGCGGCTCCTACGGCACGCTCAATCCGAACGCCTCCTGGTGGGGCAGCAGCGGCCGCTGGAGCTGGTTCGTCACCGGCGACTACGAGCAGAACAAGCTCGGCCTGGAGAACCCGGTCAACAGCCGCGACCCCGAGCACGACAAGACCCATCAGGGCAAAGGCTTCGCCGACCTCAGCTACCTGATCGACGAGAACACCCGGCTCAGCCTGCTGGTCGGCTATGCCAACAACCGCTTCCAGATCCCGAACAATCCGGGGCAGACGCCGGCGTACGACTACCTGGGCACCACCGATTTCGATTCGTCCAAGCTCGACGAGAACCAGCGCGAGAACACCCGCTTCGGCACGCTGGTGCTGCAGGGTTCGCTCGGTGCCACCAGCTACCAGCTGTCGGCCGGGCAGCGCTACAGCAGCGTGGCGTTCTCGCCCGACGTCGCCGGCGACCTGATCTTCAACGGCGTCGCCTCGCAGGTGGACCGCAGCAACCGCGCCAACACGGTGCAGGCCGACTTCTCCACGCCGCTCGGCGACGCGCACACGCTGCGCTACGGCGTGTACGGCAACTTCGAGCATGCCGTGGCCAGCAACAACTCCTATGTGTTCCCGGCCGATGCCGACGGCAACCAGACCAGCAACGTGCCGGTCTTCATCCCCGACGCCAGCCGCTTCCATGCCAGCACCTACGCGCTGTATCTGCAGGACGAATGGAAGATCGGCGACGCCTGGACCGTGAACTACGGCGTGCGCGGCGACCGCTACAAGGCGTTCGGCACCACCGAAGGCCAGCTCAGCCCGCGCCTGGGCGTGGTCTGGCAGGCCAGCGCCGACACCACCGTGCACGCCGGCTATGCGCGCTACTTCACCCCGCCGGCCAGCGAACTGATCTCCACCAGCGACATCGCCCTGTACGACGGCACCACCAACCAGCAGTCCACTGCCGGCGGCGCGACCACGCCGCTGAGTGAGCGCAGCGACTATTACGACCTGGGCATCTCGCAGGTGGTCAACGAACACCTGACCCTGGGCCTGGACACCTACTACCGCAAGGCCGACCGCCTGCAGGACGAAGGCCAGTTCGGCGCCGCCTATGTGTATTCCACCTTCAACTACCGCTACGGCCGCATCCGCGGCGCGGAGTTCAGCGCCGACTACAGCAACGGACCGGTCACCGCCTACTTCAACGTCGCCTACAGCAAGGCGATGGGCAAGCGGGTCATGACCAGTCTGTACAACTTCGATCCGGACGCGCTGGCCTATGCCTACGACAACTGGATCCACCTGGACCACGACCAGAAGTTCACCTCCTCCGGCGGCATCAGCTACGCGATCGCCGACGACAGCCGGATCGGCGCCAACTACCTGTTCGGCAGCGGCCTGCGCACCGATACCGACACCGTGCCCAACGGCGCCGAGCTGCCCTCGTACTTCCAGCTGAACCTCAGCGCCGGACACGACTTCGCGCTCAGCGCGCATCCGCTGCACGCGCAAGTGGCGGTGCTCAACGTGCTCGATCGCGCCTACCAGCTGCGCGACGGCGGCGGCATCGGCGTGTTCGCCCCGCAATGGGCGCCGCGTCGCGGCGTGTACCTGAGCCTGCAGCAGGATTTCTGA
- a CDS encoding disulfide bond formation protein B: protein MNPLRWSFRAQFLFGFLICAGLLGYAIYVQLQLGIEPCPLCIFQRIAFAALGLLFLLGALHGPARSGGRKVYGVLAFLAAAIGAGISTKHVSVQLFPDPMASCGPPLSFLRETLGPFEVLRRVLTGTGDCGNIDWRFLGLSMPMWCLICFVALALFALYAGFKARRRSLH from the coding sequence ATGAACCCGTTACGCTGGAGTTTCCGCGCGCAGTTCCTGTTCGGTTTTCTGATCTGTGCCGGGCTGCTGGGCTATGCGATCTACGTGCAGCTGCAGCTCGGCATCGAGCCCTGTCCGCTGTGCATCTTCCAGCGCATCGCGTTCGCCGCGCTGGGCCTGCTGTTCCTGCTGGGCGCCTTGCACGGACCGGCACGCAGCGGCGGACGCAAGGTCTATGGCGTGCTGGCGTTCCTGGCCGCGGCCATCGGCGCCGGCATTTCCACCAAGCACGTGTCGGTGCAGTTGTTTCCCGATCCGATGGCTTCCTGCGGTCCACCGCTGAGCTTCCTGCGCGAGACGCTGGGGCCGTTCGAAGTCCTGCGCCGCGTGCTGACCGGCACCGGCGACTGCGGCAACATCGACTGGCGTTTTCTCGGCCTGTCGATGCCGATGTGGTGCCTGATCTGCTTCGTGGCGCTGGCGCTGTTCGCGCTGTATGCCGGGTTCAAGGCCCGGCGGCGGTCGCTGCACTGA